A stretch of Cyanobacterium sp. HL-69 DNA encodes these proteins:
- the gldG gene encoding ABC-type transport system permease component translates to MRKYKLYFLFAGIFFLSAGIIISFLSETASVLGFVLALVGGLALGGVLIFSLYQNQGFWGMRSTEAGTNALISTGAVILILAVINYLGINYSWRVDLTENQLFTLSPQSRELVSNLDEPLKVYVFDSPANPNDRTLLEDYQSNNGLFEYEFVNPQVRFSLAQEFGVQRQGDVYIERGGQRQLVQTVSPNSRLTEIALTNAIATIQRTEQPMVYILQGHGEPTLEEGENSFSQAVASLTEKSYVVQGLNLTSTPLVPPNADVLMVSSGTRELLEGEVRAIERFVNNGGSLLVMYDAQSPSSLNRLFAQWGIVLHDGLIVDGSGTGDVFGLGPSVTFVVDYGNHPITRNFDNGISIFPFARAILTTEEENITPTPLLLTNPQTWAESNLTQDTIEFNPEEDLPGPLNVGVALLRENPEAPSQGDIQPPDETIIEEETPEEENQTFPEDLSQGDLPQPPAINEPNPVPIQENNIPELPPETRMVVMGNSTFATNGWFSQQLNSDVWFNSIAWLSGADESALSISPKLPSNRRLNIESFHVILTSWLALLIIPGLGFATAILIWWKRSR, encoded by the coding sequence ATGAGAAAGTACAAGTTATATTTTTTGTTTGCAGGTATCTTTTTTCTATCTGCTGGTATTATTATTAGTTTTTTGTCAGAAACCGCTTCTGTGCTGGGGTTTGTTTTGGCATTGGTAGGGGGTTTGGCATTGGGAGGAGTTTTAATATTTTCTCTCTACCAAAATCAAGGTTTTTGGGGAATGCGCTCGACGGAGGCTGGTACTAATGCTTTGATTTCTACGGGGGCGGTTATATTAATTTTAGCGGTAATTAACTATCTTGGAATTAATTATTCTTGGAGGGTTGATTTGACTGAAAATCAACTTTTTACGTTGTCTCCTCAGTCTCGAGAGTTGGTGAGTAATTTGGATGAGCCTTTGAAGGTATATGTTTTTGATAGTCCTGCTAATCCTAACGATCGCACTTTATTGGAAGATTATCAAAGTAATAATGGTTTATTTGAGTATGAATTCGTTAATCCACAGGTAAGATTTAGTTTAGCCCAAGAATTTGGGGTACAAAGACAGGGGGATGTATATATTGAGAGGGGGGGGCAACGGCAATTGGTGCAGACGGTTTCCCCTAATAGTCGTCTAACGGAAATTGCTCTGACAAATGCGATCGCCACTATCCAACGTACAGAGCAGCCCATGGTGTATATTTTACAGGGTCATGGAGAACCTACCCTAGAGGAGGGGGAAAATAGTTTTTCTCAGGCAGTGGCAAGTTTAACGGAAAAGAGTTATGTTGTCCAAGGCTTAAACCTTACTAGCACTCCCTTAGTGCCTCCTAATGCTGATGTGTTGATGGTCAGTAGTGGTACAAGGGAACTATTAGAAGGAGAAGTAAGGGCGATCGAAAGATTTGTCAACAATGGTGGTAGTCTATTAGTCATGTATGATGCCCAAAGCCCGTCAAGTTTAAATCGCTTATTTGCCCAATGGGGAATAGTCCTCCATGATGGCTTAATCGTAGATGGCTCAGGCACTGGAGACGTATTTGGTTTAGGGCCTTCCGTCACCTTTGTGGTAGATTATGGAAATCATCCCATTACCCGCAACTTTGACAATGGTATCAGCATTTTCCCCTTTGCCAGAGCAATTTTAACCACAGAAGAAGAAAATATTACCCCTACCCCCCTCCTACTCACCAACCCCCAAACATGGGCAGAAAGTAATTTAACTCAAGATACCATTGAATTTAACCCAGAAGAGGACTTACCCGGCCCCTTAAATGTAGGTGTTGCCCTATTAAGGGAAAATCCTGAAGCCCCATCACAAGGTGACATCCAACCCCCTGATGAAACAATCATCGAAGAAGAAACTCCCGAAGAAGAAAATCAAACCTTCCCCGAAGATTTATCCCAAGGAGATTTACCCCAACCACCTGCCATTAACGAGCCAAATCCCGTGCCGATTCAAGAAAATAACATCCCAGAATTACCTCCAGAAACAAGAATGGTAGTGATGGGAAACTCCACTTTTGCCACCAACGGCTGGTTTTCTCAACAGCTAAATAGTGATGTATGGTTTAACTCCATCGCTTGGCTATCTGGTGCTGATGAATCAGCCCTCTCCATTAGCCCTAAATTACCGAGTAATCGACGGTTAAATATCGAAAGTTTCCATGTTATTTTAACCAGTTGGTTAGCCTTGCTAATTATCCCGGGGCTAGGTTTTGCCACAGCTATCTTGATTTGGTGGAAAAGAAGCCGTTAG
- a CDS encoding Metal-dependent membrane protease, abortive infection protein — protein sequence MQNKTIFDLLLNKIPNYPILPRVGIFVLALSFLWFPFAAPVYLTLQNQDANLTTIITMAMLFIAFLILVKVWGKYVYKNNHIFRSYGLVNSRRNFLNLVVGFSISFAITWSLFGIQALFGWVTFNPPTTNIVYLLIEGFLSALFISFAEELFFRGWLLSELEKDFSAPSTTAINGFIFALLHFIKPLDEVIRTIITFPALFVLGFSLVWAKRKHKNLLGICIGFHGGFVWGYYVLNVGEMLTYTDVVPQWITGINQNPIAGLMGLGFLTVFALFNMPKQKRMV from the coding sequence TTGCAAAATAAGACTATTTTTGACTTGTTATTAAATAAAATTCCTAATTATCCCATTTTACCAAGAGTGGGGATTTTTGTCCTCGCCTTGTCATTTCTCTGGTTTCCCTTTGCCGCCCCAGTCTATCTCACTCTACAAAACCAAGATGCAAATTTAACAACCATAATTACTATGGCAATGTTATTTATTGCTTTTTTAATATTAGTCAAAGTTTGGGGTAAATATGTATATAAAAATAATCATATCTTTCGCTCTTATGGCTTAGTCAACAGCCGTAGAAATTTTTTAAATTTAGTTGTTGGGTTTTCCATCAGTTTTGCCATCACATGGTCATTATTTGGCATACAAGCATTATTTGGCTGGGTTACTTTTAACCCTCCCACAACCAACATAGTGTATTTATTAATAGAGGGCTTTCTTAGTGCTCTTTTTATCAGTTTTGCCGAAGAATTATTTTTTCGAGGCTGGTTATTATCAGAATTAGAAAAAGATTTTTCTGCCCCTAGCACCACCGCCATAAATGGATTTATATTTGCCCTGCTACACTTCATCAAACCCCTAGATGAAGTAATCCGTACCATTATCACTTTTCCTGCATTATTTGTATTGGGTTTCTCCTTGGTGTGGGCAAAACGGAAACATAAAAACCTCTTGGGTATCTGTATTGGTTTCCATGGAGGATTTGTATGGGGTTATTATGTACTTAATGTGGGAGAAATGCTCACTTATACTGATGTTGTACCCCAATGGATTACTGGTATAAATCAAAATCCCATCGCTGGTTTAATGGGGTTAGGATTTTTAACTGTTTTTGCCTTGTTTAATATGCCAAAACAAAAGCGAATGGTTTAG
- the mgtC gene encoding putative Mg2+ transporter-C (MgtC) family protein produces MASCAFVLIVEEVDPTEKARVITGIIQGVGFIGGGLILKGGNNAKGLTGAAEIWISSGVGLACGVGLWRLAITILLLCLILLKIMKMSFRKLNNHN; encoded by the coding sequence TTGGCTTCTTGTGCTTTTGTTTTAATTGTAGAGGAAGTTGACCCTACAGAAAAAGCAAGGGTAATTACAGGAATTATTCAAGGAGTAGGATTTATTGGTGGTGGTTTAATTCTGAAGGGGGGAAATAACGCTAAAGGATTAACTGGGGCTGCGGAAATATGGATTTCATCAGGGGTTGGTTTGGCTTGTGGAGTTGGTTTATGGCGTTTAGCTATCACAATATTGTTATTGTGTTTAATCTTGTTGAAAATTATGAAAATGTCTTTTCGTAAGTTAAATAATCATAACTAG
- a CDS encoding serine/threonine protein kinase → MATWKKGKKLHNGQYVIESMSLRGGLGITYKAMDVARGKTVALKATQRVWQNVEQGIQLEKQLIKQAIKIARCNHPSLVRVYPEVFQEDDLVYMVMEYVEGDDLASFIDRYGKLSENDALRLITKVASGVNLLHQNRVLHQRIKPQNIILDKVSQEPIFVDYGLAIKLFAFEGDKIKNAMTDAFAPPELSLENAKIGAYTDIYSLAAILYVLVTGQLPTPSQFRQYKDLIPPQQLSPNLSDRTNNAILKGMSVNPEQRPKFIRDWFNFFALEKLTENKPPVPSPEQKKEDNSDDATTSPTNSEISISLSPEEDFIIGDDQVVPLKGNNALVENTLIPDSPNIETFEFDSVTIQEKKKLFGLVGGIDKQVLTKKNKFFVEYLGEGVNLEMIFIPAGTFLMGSPNTDSEKEKDETPSYRVNIFPFYMSKYPITQTQWRFVSSLPKVQRFLKDSPSGFRGDNLPVEKISWYDAQEFCLRLKEYTKRSYRLPTEAEWEYACRGGSHSIFSFGNIINPQFANYDNRKNVKANSNSDDKFDRKTTPVDSFSPNGFGLYDCHGNVWEWCEDHYTPNYANKAKDGSAFYSQLSTTPRVVRGGSWSLASNYCRSAKRGSYVADSTYNFIGFRVACILDG, encoded by the coding sequence ATGGCAACTTGGAAAAAAGGAAAAAAACTACATAATGGGCAGTATGTCATCGAATCCATGTCCTTGCGAGGGGGGCTAGGAATTACCTACAAGGCCATGGATGTGGCTAGGGGAAAAACTGTTGCCCTAAAAGCTACCCAAAGGGTATGGCAAAATGTAGAGCAGGGAATACAATTAGAAAAACAGCTTATAAAACAGGCTATTAAAATAGCTCGTTGTAATCATCCTTCTTTGGTGAGAGTATATCCAGAAGTGTTTCAGGAAGATGACTTGGTTTATATGGTGATGGAATATGTTGAAGGAGACGATTTAGCTTCCTTTATAGACCGTTATGGTAAATTAAGTGAAAATGATGCTCTTAGGTTAATTACGAAAGTTGCGTCTGGGGTTAATTTACTCCATCAAAATAGGGTTTTACATCAGCGCATTAAGCCCCAAAATATTATCCTCGATAAAGTTTCTCAAGAGCCTATTTTTGTAGATTATGGTTTGGCCATTAAGTTATTCGCTTTTGAGGGGGATAAAATTAAGAATGCCATGACGGATGCTTTTGCCCCTCCTGAGTTGAGCTTGGAAAATGCCAAAATTGGTGCTTATACTGACATATACTCCCTTGCCGCTATTTTATATGTGTTGGTGACGGGGCAACTTCCTACCCCTTCCCAGTTTCGTCAGTATAAGGATTTGATTCCACCACAACAATTATCTCCTAATCTGAGCGATCGCACCAATAACGCTATATTAAAGGGTATGAGTGTTAATCCAGAACAACGTCCGAAGTTTATTAGAGACTGGTTTAACTTTTTCGCCCTCGAGAAATTAACAGAAAATAAGCCCCCAGTGCCATCGCCAGAGCAAAAAAAAGAAGATAATAGTGATGATGCCACTACAAGCCCCACCAACTCAGAAATTAGTATTTCTTTATCCCCAGAAGAAGATTTTATCATCGGAGACGATCAAGTAGTTCCCCTGAAGGGTAATAATGCCTTAGTGGAAAATACATTAATCCCCGATAGCCCGAATATAGAGACTTTCGAGTTTGATTCAGTAACTATCCAAGAAAAGAAAAAACTATTTGGATTAGTAGGGGGTATTGATAAACAAGTACTTACTAAGAAAAATAAATTTTTTGTAGAGTATTTGGGAGAAGGGGTAAACTTAGAAATGATTTTTATACCCGCAGGAACTTTCTTGATGGGTTCACCCAACACCGACTCAGAAAAGGAAAAAGACGAAACCCCTTCTTATCGGGTCAATATTTTCCCTTTCTATATGAGTAAATATCCCATCACTCAGACTCAATGGCGTTTTGTAAGTTCTCTTCCTAAAGTACAGCGTTTTTTGAAAGATAGTCCTTCAGGTTTTCGGGGGGACAATCTACCGGTGGAAAAAATTTCGTGGTATGATGCCCAAGAATTTTGTTTACGGTTAAAAGAATATACAAAACGAAGTTATCGTTTACCCACAGAGGCAGAATGGGAATATGCTTGTCGGGGAGGCAGTCATTCTATATTTTCTTTTGGGAATATTATTAATCCTCAGTTTGCTAATTATGACAATCGCAAAAACGTTAAGGCAAACAGTAATAGTGACGATAAATTTGACCGCAAAACAACCCCTGTAGATAGTTTTTCCCCCAATGGCTTCGGTTTGTATGATTGTCATGGTAATGTATGGGAATGGTGTGAAGATCATTACACTCCCAATTATGCCAATAAAGCCAAGGATGGTTCGGCCTTTTATTCTCAACTTAGTACCACTCCTCGGGTGGTAAGGGGTGGCTCATGGTCATTGGCGAGTAATTATTGTCGCAGTGCAAAACGTGGTAGTTATGTGGCGGATTCTACGTATAATTTTATCGGTTTTCGGGTGGCTTGTATCTTAGATGGTTAA
- a CDS encoding polar amino acid transport system substrate-binding protein, whose product MVKLWWVGFLSLLMTLLLSGQGLTIPWAVIENRGRLLVGITEYNHRPLSFRDNEDNLQGLEIDIIHRLAQELLGNESAVEFIPLANNDRLRAVIDGKVDLAIASITVTRSRLRVVDFSHNYYLSGTALVSLQDSSISNNNTIAVLEGSSAIVLLKQNLPSIQLQGVKSYQEGLSLVAQGQVTAFAGDITLLTGWTQENPQYRLLPQVYGAYPLAIALPKGLQHQELRDKINQIMANLARQGWLQERIEYWGLR is encoded by the coding sequence ATGGTTAAGTTATGGTGGGTTGGTTTTTTGTCTTTATTAATGACTTTGCTTTTGTCTGGGCAGGGGTTAACAATTCCTTGGGCAGTTATCGAAAACAGAGGACGTTTGTTGGTGGGTATTACGGAATATAATCATCGTCCCCTTTCTTTTCGGGATAATGAGGATAATTTACAGGGGTTAGAAATTGATATAATACACCGTTTAGCCCAAGAGTTGTTGGGGAATGAGTCGGCGGTGGAGTTTATTCCTTTGGCTAATAACGATCGCCTCAGGGCGGTAATTGATGGTAAAGTGGATTTGGCGATCGCCTCTATAACTGTTACTCGCTCTCGGTTGCGGGTTGTGGACTTTAGCCACAATTATTATCTTTCTGGTACTGCCCTAGTTAGTTTACAAGATTCCTCCATATCTAATAATAATACCATTGCAGTTTTAGAGGGTTCCAGTGCGATCGTTCTTCTCAAGCAAAATTTACCCTCCATACAATTACAAGGAGTAAAATCTTATCAAGAAGGATTATCATTAGTTGCTCAAGGACAAGTAACAGCATTTGCCGGGGATATAACCCTACTCACAGGATGGACACAGGAAAACCCCCAGTATCGTTTATTACCACAAGTATATGGAGCTTATCCCTTGGCGATCGCCCTTCCCAAAGGCTTACAACATCAGGAATTAAGAGATAAAATTAATCAAATAATGGCTAACCTTGCCCGACAAGGATGGTTACAAGAAAGGATTGAGTATTGGGGATTGCGCTAA
- the yfbK-2 gene encoding Ca-activated chloride channel-like protein — protein sequence MKPLLKARLNDTNLSAENTSTQRQLEISVQAVKDSSLNRLPINLCIILDHSGSMVGKPLENVKQAAIALIEKLNQEDRVSVVGFNHEATVVVNSQPISDLETIKTQINQLRADGGTAIDEGMKLGIQQINLGKENRVSQILLLTDGENEHGSNEKCLKLAKMSSEYNITLNAMGFGNNWNQKILEGISDCANGTLTHIEFAEQAKEEFQKLLTRMESVGLTNAFLIMELGEDVRMAELKPMAQVAPETVELDPQREDDYTNKYTVRLGDLMTNERIILTNLYLGKLSLGSQAIAKIKVQYDDIKGQTLTSDEIPVNIQVQAQYQPQNDEEIQKSLLTLAKYRQTRLAQEKIEQGDNQGAATLLQNAAKTALQLGDQSGATVLQTSATRLQTGQQLSESEKKKTQMAAKTTLQL from the coding sequence ATGAAACCTTTACTAAAAGCCAGACTAAATGACACTAATCTTTCTGCGGAAAACACCAGCACCCAAAGACAGTTAGAAATCAGTGTCCAAGCTGTAAAAGATTCGTCTCTAAATCGTTTACCTATTAACCTATGTATTATTTTGGATCATAGTGGCTCTATGGTGGGTAAACCGTTAGAAAACGTAAAACAAGCGGCGATCGCCCTTATCGAGAAATTGAATCAAGAAGACCGAGTTTCGGTGGTGGGTTTCAACCATGAAGCAACGGTAGTTGTTAACAGTCAACCTATTTCTGACTTAGAAACCATTAAAACCCAAATCAACCAACTACGCGCTGACGGAGGCACCGCCATTGATGAGGGCATGAAACTGGGTATCCAACAAATTAACCTTGGTAAAGAAAATCGTGTGTCGCAAATTTTACTCCTTACCGATGGGGAAAATGAGCATGGCAGTAATGAAAAATGTCTGAAACTTGCCAAAATGTCTTCGGAATATAACATTACCCTCAATGCCATGGGTTTTGGGAACAATTGGAATCAAAAGATATTGGAGGGCATTAGTGATTGTGCCAATGGTACTTTAACCCATATCGAATTTGCTGAACAGGCAAAAGAGGAGTTTCAAAAGTTACTCACCCGCATGGAATCCGTGGGCTTAACCAATGCTTTCTTGATTATGGAATTAGGGGAAGATGTACGCATGGCGGAGTTAAAACCCATGGCTCAGGTAGCCCCAGAAACCGTAGAATTAGATCCTCAAAGGGAGGATGACTACACTAATAAATATACCGTACGTTTAGGGGATTTAATGACCAATGAACGCATTATTTTAACGAATCTCTATCTCGGTAAATTATCCCTCGGCTCTCAGGCGATCGCCAAGATTAAGGTACAATATGACGATATAAAAGGGCAAACCCTAACCTCTGACGAAATACCCGTTAATATTCAAGTCCAAGCCCAGTATCAACCCCAAAATGATGAAGAAATACAAAAATCTTTACTTACCCTTGCCAAATATCGCCAAACTCGCCTAGCTCAAGAAAAAATTGAACAGGGAGACAATCAAGGTGCCGCTACCTTGCTACAAAACGCAGCTAAAACTGCCCTTCAATTAGGGGATCAAAGTGGTGCAACCGTACTACAAACCAGTGCTACCCGTTTACAAACAGGACAACAATTATCGGAGTCTGAGAAGAAAAAAACTCAGATGGCCGCCAAAACAACCCTGCAACTATAA
- a CDS encoding diguanylate cyclase/phosphodiesterase with PAS/PAC sensor(s): MKKSIIILDDLEEQIGFFRELISESNHSLVDVDNESDLLNFVQLQAPDLILISSTIKDLNCYLICKKIKLLEKGKNLPIIIINRDGRYFNVEQNFDAGADDYINYPFIEREVIHRLNQQLLIKDLKDNLRETTNQLHKIIPHYQRLQELVEKHNLTLNHHSNEGRLNIIPNRKYFEEMLQKEWLRASRQRTSFSDTEGTNISIILAKINDFQSYEENHEKEIVDSCLRIITEDVKETAKRAGDVIAEFDKDTFAVLLPSTDYVGVQKVAQVIGEHIMALQIPHHFSAVSEFITFSFGLATGIPTQAIHSSSLVDVAQDCLQKAIASREANAIVIDQF; encoded by the coding sequence ATGAAAAAAAGTATAATCATTTTAGACGATTTAGAAGAACAAATAGGTTTTTTTCGAGAATTAATCTCTGAATCAAATCATTCCCTTGTAGATGTGGATAATGAGTCGGACTTGCTGAATTTTGTTCAGCTACAAGCCCCAGATTTAATCTTGATTAGTAGTACCATAAAAGACCTAAATTGTTATTTGATTTGCAAGAAAATTAAACTTTTAGAAAAAGGTAAAAACCTCCCCATAATTATTATCAATCGAGATGGTCGTTATTTTAACGTGGAGCAAAACTTTGATGCAGGGGCAGACGACTATATTAATTATCCTTTTATAGAAAGGGAAGTTATTCATCGTCTCAATCAACAGCTACTTATCAAGGATTTAAAAGATAATTTACGGGAAACAACAAACCAATTACATAAAATTATTCCCCATTATCAACGGTTACAAGAATTGGTAGAAAAACATAATTTAACATTAAATCATCATAGTAATGAAGGAAGATTAAACATAATTCCTAATCGTAAGTATTTTGAAGAAATGTTACAAAAAGAATGGCTAAGAGCTTCTCGCCAAAGGACTTCTTTTTCTGATACAGAGGGAACGAATATATCTATCATTTTGGCAAAAATTAATGATTTTCAATCCTACGAAGAAAACCACGAAAAGGAAATTGTTGATAGTTGTCTGCGGATTATCACCGAGGATGTAAAAGAGACAGCCAAACGGGCGGGAGATGTGATAGCAGAATTTGACAAAGATACTTTTGCGGTGTTATTGCCCAGCACTGATTACGTAGGTGTTCAAAAGGTGGCTCAGGTAATAGGAGAGCATATCATGGCGTTGCAAATTCCCCATCATTTTTCTGCTGTCAGTGAGTTTATTACTTTTAGTTTTGGACTGGCAACGGGTATTCCTACCCAAGCAATCCATTCTAGTAGTTTAGTGGATGTGGCTCAAGATTGTTTACAAAAGGCGATCGCCTCTAGGGAAGCTAATGCCATTGTAATAGACCAATTTTAA
- the ktrA gene encoding Na+-dependent K+ uptake transporter subunit KtrA translates to MTSNQPNSSNKSDRQKSIFNLDISSLKFLTNLRKESRQFAVIGLGRFGRAVCETLYNMGYDVLGTDVDEKLVAQALTDKITSSALQLDCTEVSALREAGIFELDTVIVAIGNYLEESIITTLNVKEGGVKYVVAKASSSTHGKLLKKVGADLVVYPEHEAGCELAYTLTKPGILDRFELDPDNSIVEVSIPEEFDGKTLAEIKIRSRFGLNVLAVGNDDKFVINPPPQFVLQKGLSMVVIGSNNDINRL, encoded by the coding sequence ATGACATCAAATCAACCTAATTCCAGTAATAAAAGCGATCGCCAAAAAAGTATTTTTAATCTTGATATTAGTTCTCTAAAATTTTTGACTAATCTACGAAAGGAAAGTCGGCAATTTGCGGTGATTGGTTTGGGGAGGTTTGGTCGGGCGGTGTGTGAAACCCTTTATAATATGGGTTACGATGTCTTAGGTACGGATGTGGATGAGAAGTTAGTGGCTCAAGCCCTCACGGATAAAATCACTTCGAGCGCCCTTCAGCTTGACTGTACGGAGGTAAGTGCGTTACGGGAAGCTGGTATTTTTGAACTAGATACGGTGATAGTGGCGATCGGTAATTACTTGGAAGAAAGTATTATTACCACCCTTAATGTGAAGGAGGGGGGGGTTAAATATGTGGTTGCCAAGGCTTCTTCTAGTACCCATGGCAAGTTGTTAAAAAAAGTGGGCGCTGATTTGGTGGTATATCCAGAGCATGAGGCAGGATGCGAATTAGCTTATACTTTAACAAAACCAGGTATTTTAGATCGTTTTGAGTTAGATCCGGATAATAGCATTGTGGAGGTGTCTATTCCCGAGGAGTTTGATGGTAAAACCTTAGCGGAGATAAAAATTCGTAGTCGTTTTGGTTTAAATGTGTTGGCGGTGGGTAATGATGATAAGTTTGTGATAAATCCTCCTCCTCAGTTTGTATTACAAAAGGGTTTATCTATGGTAGTCATTGGTTCTAATAATGATATAAATCGTTTATAG
- the ktrB gene encoding Na+-dependent K+ uptake sysem subunit KtrB: protein MTIARTICLGFLAVISVGTILLLLPFSTVEPGWGNFTTALFTSTSAVCVTGLIVVDTGSYYTFWGQLFILCLIQIGGLGYMTTTTFLILLIGRKFDFREKLAIKESFDRPFLHGSKNLLTSVFATTIALETLGSLTLFFVFQQDYGNRESLWLAIFHSISAWNNAGFSLFEDSLTQYQTSIPLNAIICFLIIFGGIGYQVIIEFYLWLREIINVSSKREYRFSLNFRIVISTTIFLLISGTIFFFITEYNNLLIDFSLSDKILLAWFQSVTTRTAGFNSIDLGAMTIASLFLTIGFMFVGGSPSGTAGGIKTTTLRILFESTKTVLQGKQDVIAYEREVPSSLTLKAMAVVFGSTITVLVITFSISFIHPDFNFINIFFEVVSAFATVGLSTGITADLSGLAQILIILTMYIGRVGVLLFMSAILGDPRPTRIHYPEENLLIG from the coding sequence ATGACCATTGCTCGTACTATTTGCCTTGGATTTTTAGCCGTTATTTCCGTTGGTACAATATTATTATTATTACCTTTTTCCACCGTTGAACCGGGATGGGGAAACTTTACCACTGCTCTTTTTACTTCTACTTCTGCGGTATGTGTAACGGGTTTAATTGTGGTGGATACGGGAAGTTATTATACTTTTTGGGGACAATTATTTATTCTCTGTTTAATCCAAATTGGTGGACTGGGTTATATGACGACGACTACTTTTTTAATTTTATTAATAGGTAGAAAATTTGATTTTAGAGAAAAATTAGCCATCAAAGAGTCTTTTGATCGTCCTTTTCTTCACGGTAGCAAAAATCTTTTAACCTCTGTATTTGCTACTACTATTGCCTTAGAAACATTGGGAAGTTTAACTTTATTTTTTGTGTTTCAGCAAGACTATGGAAATAGAGAGAGCCTGTGGTTGGCTATTTTTCACAGTATTAGTGCGTGGAATAATGCAGGATTTAGTCTATTTGAGGATAGCTTGACTCAATATCAAACATCTATTCCTTTAAATGCTATTATCTGTTTTTTAATTATTTTTGGTGGTATTGGTTATCAGGTAATTATTGAATTTTATTTATGGTTAAGGGAAATAATAAATGTATCAAGTAAAAGAGAATATAGATTTTCTCTTAACTTTAGAATCGTTATTAGTACCACTATTTTTTTACTGATTTCTGGCACTATTTTCTTTTTCATCACTGAATACAATAATTTATTAATTGATTTTTCTCTTAGTGATAAGATTCTTTTGGCGTGGTTTCAGTCGGTTACTACTCGTACCGCTGGATTTAACTCCATTGATTTGGGGGCAATGACCATTGCTAGTTTATTTTTGACCATTGGTTTTATGTTTGTGGGGGGTAGTCCTAGTGGTACAGCGGGAGGAATAAAAACAACTACTCTACGGATTCTTTTTGAAAGTACCAAAACGGTTTTACAAGGAAAACAAGATGTAATTGCCTATGAGAGAGAAGTTCCTTCATCTCTTACTCTAAAAGCCATGGCGGTAGTTTTTGGCTCTACTATCACTGTGTTGGTGATCACTTTTAGCATTTCTTTTATTCATCCTGATTTTAACTTTATCAATATTTTCTTTGAAGTGGTGTCGGCGTTTGCCACGGTGGGACTTTCTACGGGAATTACCGCTGATTTGTCAGGACTCGCACAAATTCTAATTATTTTAACAATGTATATTGGGCGAGTTGGAGTATTATTGTTTATGTCAGCTATTTTGGGAGATCCTCGTCCCACCCGTATTCATTATCCAGAGGAGAATCTTTTAATCGGTTAG